The Pectobacterium parmentieri genome segment GTCAGATACATTCTGACTGAAACGCAGGATAGCGTTGTTGTTGTCGATAAACTGACTTATGCGGGGAACCTGTCTTCGCTGGCACCGGTTGCTGAGAGTGAACGTTTTGCGTTCGAGCGGGTGGATATCTGCGATCGCGCTGAATTGGATCGCGTCTTTGCGGCTTACCAACCTGCACTGGTGATGCATTTGGCGGCGGAAAGCCACGTTGACCGCTCTATCGATGGCCCGGCGGCGTTTATCGAAACCAATATTGTCGGCACCTATACCATGCTGGAAGCGGCACGCCACTACTGGCAGAACCTGGCAGATGCGGACAAGGGGGTGTTTCGTTTTCACCATATTTCTACCGATGAAGTGTTTGGCGATCTGCATGGGACGGACGATCTGTTTACCGAAACCACGTCTTATGCGCCGAGCAGCCCCTATTCAGCATCGAAAGCGTCTAGCGACCACCTTGTTCGTGCCTGGCTGCGTACCTACGGGTTCCCGACGGTTATCACCAACTGCTCGAATAACTACGGCCCTTACCATTTCCCAGAGAAGCTGATCCCGCTGGTCATCCTGAATGCAGTCGCGGGCAAACCGTTACCGGTTTACGGTGACGGCGCGCAAATTCGTGACTGGCTGTTTGTCGAAGACCACGCTCGCGCACTGTACAAAGTCGTGACGGAAGGCGAAATCGGCGAGACGTACAACATCGGTGGTCATAACGAACGTAAAAACATTGAAGTGGTGCAGACTATTTGTGAACTGCTGGAAGAGCTGGCACCGAATAAGCCTGCTGGCGTAGCGCATTATCGCGATCTCATCACCTACGTGAAAGACCGCCCAGGCCACGATATGCGTTATGCCATCGATGCCGGAAAAATTGAACGTGAACTGGGCTGGCGTCCAGAAGAAACGTTTGAGACGGGCATGAAAAAAACCGTCAGTTGGTATCTGAATAACGAAAAATGGTGGCGCAGCGTGCAGGACGGTTCTTATACCGGTGAGCGTTTAGGACTGAACGACTAAACTGCGTGCTATATGGCGGAAAAGAAAGGGGCGAAATAATGACCTGTCCGATATCAGCAGGAAAGGGAGAGATTTGCGCCACGATTGAGCCGCTGGTCTGGGAGAGCGAATTCTTCCAGATTGACAGCGGTAAGCTGAATTTTTCGCCTGCTGCGCCCGCGTTAACGAGTGATGTGCTGAGTGCATTTACGCTGACGCAGGCCAAAATCGCAGCAGACAACCTGGTGTTGGCGGATGCGCTGGCCGATCTCGGTTTTCGCTTGGTGGAAGGTGAGGCCGATCTCAGTCTGTCGCTGCACTCCGCTATCGCTGTTACGTCGTTACCGCGCTGGCGTGAAGCCACGCCTGACGATATCCCTGTGTTGAGGGATGCCGCATCACGCGTTTTTGCGCTGAGCCGCTTTCGTTCCCCGTGGTATCAACCGGAGGATAGTGGGCGCTTCTACGCGCAGTGGATTGAGAATGCTGTGCACGGGACGTTCGACCACTGCTGTTTGCTGGTGGAAGATGCTGCGGGCCATCCACAAGGGTGGGTCACGCTGCGCAGGGTTGATGACACGGAGGCTCGTATCGGGTTACTCGGTGTTTGGCCCGGCGTTACGGTACGTGGCATGGGTTCACAACTGATGGCGCTGGCGGAAACGTGGTGCCGACAGCAAGGGTTGATACGCCTTCGGGTCGCGACGCAGATTGGCAACGTGGCGGCTCTTCGTCTTTATCTTCGCCGTGGTGCCACTATTGAGAGCACGGCGTATTGGTTATACAGGTGATCACATGATTCCATTTAATGCGCCACCGGTTGTCGGTACGGAACTGGACTATATGCAGGCCGCCATGAGCAGCGGCAAATTGTGCGGCGATGGCGGGTTTACCCGCCGTTGTCAGCAGTGGCTGGAACATTATTCCGGTAGTAAAAAAGTCCTGCTCACGCCGTCTTGTACCGCGTCGCTGGAAATGGCCGCTATCCTGCTGGACGTGAAGCCCGGCGATGAAGTGATCATGCCGAGCTATACCTTCGTTTCTACCGCCAATGCCTTTGTATTGCGTGGGGCGAAAATCGTGTTTGTCGATATCCGTCCAGATACGATGAACATTGACGAAACGAAGATCGAAGCGGCAATTACAGAAAAAACGCGCATTATCGTGCCAGTTCACTACGCGGGCGTCGCCTGCGAGATGGACGCGATTATGGCACTGGCGAAAAAATACGATTTATATGTCGTGGAAGATGCGGCACAGGGCGTGATGTCCAGCTACAAAGGCCGCGTTCTGGGCTCCATCGGCCACATCGGCTGCTTCAGTTTTCACGAAACCAAGAACTACACCTCGG includes the following:
- the rffG gene encoding dTDP-glucose 4,6-dehydratase, translated to MALKRILITGGAGFIGSALVRYILTETQDSVVVVDKLTYAGNLSSLAPVAESERFAFERVDICDRAELDRVFAAYQPALVMHLAAESHVDRSIDGPAAFIETNIVGTYTMLEAARHYWQNLADADKGVFRFHHISTDEVFGDLHGTDDLFTETTSYAPSSPYSASKASSDHLVRAWLRTYGFPTVITNCSNNYGPYHFPEKLIPLVILNAVAGKPLPVYGDGAQIRDWLFVEDHARALYKVVTEGEIGETYNIGGHNERKNIEVVQTICELLEELAPNKPAGVAHYRDLITYVKDRPGHDMRYAIDAGKIERELGWRPEETFETGMKKTVSWYLNNEKWWRSVQDGSYTGERLGLND
- the wecD gene encoding dTDP-4-amino-4,6-dideoxy-D-galactose acyltransferase; translated protein: MTCPISAGKGEICATIEPLVWESEFFQIDSGKLNFSPAAPALTSDVLSAFTLTQAKIAADNLVLADALADLGFRLVEGEADLSLSLHSAIAVTSLPRWREATPDDIPVLRDAASRVFALSRFRSPWYQPEDSGRFYAQWIENAVHGTFDHCCLLVEDAAGHPQGWVTLRRVDDTEARIGLLGVWPGVTVRGMGSQLMALAETWCRQQGLIRLRVATQIGNVAALRLYLRRGATIESTAYWLYR